From Ananas comosus cultivar F153 linkage group 2, ASM154086v1, whole genome shotgun sequence:
TAGGGAATGCTTTAGTATTTCTATCACTAATTAGTCTTCtaagagagatggagagaaacAAATTCACAATGCGAATGCTTAAGATATAAAGCTATTTTCATTTTAGGGACAAGGAAACAAAAGCAATTATCCACAAAACCAAGACTAGTACAATTTTGCTCCACTAGATGCATCAAATATGTTCTGCATGCATATTTAATCCTGATTAAAATTCCATGCTCCATGATTATACCCATTTGATCAATAATTCTGCAGAGGTTTTTTGACTATGCGGCGATATAATTAAACACACAATGTGTACAAGAGTTGACAGAGAAACATACAACCTAAAAGAAGGAACATATGAGAGATCACAATATCTAATAAGAGTCTACTACATTAAGCTTTAAATGATTTGATCGATAATGATTTGTAACTTTATCTTATTTCAATTATTGCAAATTATCCTATTATCAATAGAAATCGTCCAATTCCATGCCTATTCAACCATTTGACAAAATCAAAGCTAATAAATCTAATCAATACACCAAATGCCGAACACTAAAAGGAAGTGGAAGTTGCTCGGCATCGAAGCCACGAAGCAAACAAACATAAATTtaagcaagaaaaaaagaacttacAATTTCCTTAGAGcgcataggccttttaagcttTGAGTTAGTACCAAAGTTAGCCGAACCTGAAGTATTTcttttcgaaaatttttcaaTACCACCTATGTCTTGGATATTCGGTTCAACTGGCATTAAGAGCtgcaaaaagaagaaacaagcaTCTACGTAtgagaaataaataattcaagAATCATATAAAGCACTCCAATCAAATTAGATAAGCTTAAATTCACAAGTTGAAAAGCAATTGAACAACTCAAATCacttaaatctaaaaaataaaaagcaaaatcaaaacttaTTAAAGGTTAGATGGATCAAAGTAGCTAATAATTTAGACAATTTCTATGTAAATTTTCCAAATGAATACATCATTTAACATATCTATCAAATTTAGACACGGTCAGTTTATCAACAGTCCAACACCTCAACTAAACTTGAAAAGTTAATTCCTACTGTTTCAAACTAGAAATAATACAGTAGGCTATACAACTGATAGTAGAAAATTGAGATTTGCAACCTTGTAGATGAATTACGCTAGATAAATAAACATattattcaaacaaaaaaaaagaagaagagagaaagcaaaATAGAACCTGCATTGGTTGATTATTTGCCAAGTATTGCACCATATATTTCAACTCAGCAATAGATTTGTTTTGGTCTAAGATAATTTTGTTTTGGTCTTGTACTTGCATCTTCAATCGCTCCATTTGCTCCTTCATTTGACGTATGTTTTCTTCAACTATTGTCTCGTCAAAATTTGTCATCCTTAAACCCTCAAATCGACGCAAACAAGATGAGTTTAAAATATCTTTAGGCGTAGGACCCATTCCTACACCACGCACATATCCGCGCTTGTCTTTTCCTATGATTTCAGAGTAAGGATCACCTTGCCATGCAATTTTTCGTTGTGATGTTGATCCCTCCGAAGTTTCAATTAGCTTTTTCTTCAAATCATTCTACAATAAATATCTATGTTATATAAGACACCATTAAGATATTCTTTTgattcaaaatacttttaaaGCATGAAATTAAAAGTATACCGCTGTTTTTCTATCCATGAATGTTCTATCCTTATACACGTGAGTTTTCAAATAAACTTCAACATGTTGAGGCTCTTTCTTTTGTGGATCATATTTCCTCtaaaataaacataatatagtttaaaataattatgtcttaaaattattaagaaaaaggtaaaaaattaaCACTATCAATCACTTTAATATGATAGAAATTACCATTTCCTCTGCAACACGAGCAAAACTCTTTGTTCCTGCAGTGTGAGTTCTTGAGCTGCGTAACTGGGGCATGTCATATTACATTGAAACTCTTAAAGCCGCATAGAATCGTACAAGAGTAATTTAATACAACaaataataacattttttttagcaataagACAATTTATACCTTTCCTTCATCTGATGTCCAAAAGTCTACAAGATAAATCCATTGATCCTTAATCACATCTTCAGGTACTTTCTTATATAACTCCTTCAGGCTAGCATGTTCATCAAAGTGCGCAGCCTTAAGATCGCACTTATAATCCCTCCACTTTCTTCCAGTTGACTTCATGATCCACTTCTCGATTCTGACTGGATATAGAAACTTTTCCTATATTTAGAAAAGAGGATATTGAAATagattttctaaaaatatttcataatgaGTTCTAGCTAATATTTAATGAATAAATGCAGTGCTCAGTTTTTGTCTATACCTTCACTTGTGCTATTATATCATCGTTAGCATCCTTTTGAACATATCTCCAATCTTTATAACTTAAAGTGCATATTCCTCCATTTCTTGCTATTGTTCCCAAAAATTGAGCCAACAATCCACCTTCATTTCCGATAGGTTGCCCTTGAGTATTACAATCTACAACAACTCGTTGCCCTTGTGGTAGGTTCCACAAATCAGCTAATTTTAGTTTTTCCCCATTCTCATCTGCATAGTTAAGCATAAATAGTAATGGTTATTAAATTAACAGAGATGCATACGTTCTTATTAATGAGAAAAAGAATCAATCTAATTATACTCCTATATAATTGTAGAGTAGATCTGTACAACATAGTTACTCTATAGTACAGCATAGTTGCATTATATTACGAATCATAAAGATCCATTTTACATTTTAACGAAAAATACAAACAACTTTCTTCTAAGCATGGTGATTGCAACCCATTTATAACAATAGAAGGACACAATTGGGATGTTTTCGAGGAGATAATATACTTATTCTGAAGGAACCTCTAGCAACAATTAAAAGATTTGCTACTGCTCATTCATATGGAACAAAAGATCTGGTAAAGCTAAATATGGCAAGGCATCAGTAATTTACTGCTTGAATATCACTTGAATAATTGGACTGAATATAGAGATGGTTGGATAAAATTTAGGATAGAGAATTAAGATTACCTTAATTATGTTCAATCAAAAAATCTACCCTTCAAAAGAAACTCTGTTACTCAAGTCGATAGGAGCATCAGGTATAAAACATATTGTAATAACATTGAACATTCACATAGTCTGTAGACCAACAATACATGAAGGACAAtgtgcaaaattaaaaaatatcaaagaGCCTTAAAAGAGGCTTGAAAGGTATTGTTGTGTTGCATATGGTGCTATAACCAATTTGTTTCCTTGTTGATCTTgtcaaagaaaaggaagaaagagcAAAGAAGCAATTTTACTTGCAACATCATAGAGTTCTGTTTGCAGTTCTTCGAGAGACATCTCTAGTTTACATACTTCCAATTCATATCTTCTACCCAATCCTATAATCTAGTGTAACATTGATGCATTCCCATAACCTTTCCTGCACGTGAACCCTCTCTATTATTTGCTCCCTGTTTAGGCTCATTAATCAAAAATCtactcaaatttatttttttcaattttcattACATTCAAAATCCTCAGACTATCTTGGCATATTGTACAGTTCAGAACTTCAGATAACTTCCAAATATATTGCTAATCACCAATTTATAAGTATGTCCGTTTGAAGTGTGTTTAATAGGGATGTAGTGGTTTCTTTAGAACGAATATCATTTTCAATCACTCAACATCAAGTCTTTGGTAATTCTTATGACATGGCGTGATATTTTGAAGTGTGATATGGTTTGATGCTCATTTCTCAAAGACCATTTTCTACGGCATGTTTAGTAGAAGTGCTTATGGACATGCAATCAACTAACAAAGGCTTTTTATTTCATCTGAAACAGAACAATTCAAATAGAACTAACCTTTAACAACCAGATAGTTTCCAACACTTGGTGATAGTTTCAAACACTTGGTGAGCACAAAGAATAGACACAAGAAGGACATATCCTACTTATCTCACACTCTTCTCATGTCCTTTATTTAATTTGGTAGAAAGTTTTATTTTCTCAATATGATATGATATAAAGAATTTAACAAGCAAATTCATTATAATTATGTTGTCTTAATGTAAGAGTATTTTACACATTAGGGTGCCTAATGCAATCATGACTCTTTATGATAGTGCTTGAGATAACTAAGGCCACTAACAACTTTATGAACTATTAGAAAGGAAAATGCAGATTGTAGAATAATCTGTTGATCAATGGTTCAGTACTAAACTGATTATTAATGATAGCttgtaaagtacaactagattTGATAACAGAATACTAAAGTTGGTAGAAATTAGGGATCAGAATCAGAaggaattaaattagaattgcTTTCTCAATTAGCATTAGAATAACATGCTTCACACTGTAACCTCTATATGAGCTACTCATAACAGGGgaaaagaaaatggaaaaaacCAACCATTCATCACATGGCATTAGAATAACATCTAAACAAAGTGGGTAACAGAGCTATCAATTAATTTCACAAACGAAGTACCTATTTAAACTACTCGAGAAAGTAGAAGACAAAGGCCTATGAAGAAGGAATcaatcaaattttcatccaaatgcaagaACAAAATGATATGAATAAGGATCTTAATCTGAAAAATATAATTGCATACCAAATTACGTTCTCTTCCACTGTAAGATTTCAAGAATAAAAACCCTAGATTGAGATCGGGAACCGATTGTGCACCCTCTTCGAGTTCTTGAGCTTCTCCAAAGTTGGTGACGAGGAGAGGGCCAGAAGAGGAGCCAGTAGAGAAGGAGAGCGGAGGTGATGAGGATGGCATTGCGGCGATGGAGGTGCTAATCGAGCTACTACGCCGAGATGTTGCGACATGAGATGAGAGAAAGGTAGTGGTGAGAGCTCGCCATGGAGATCGCGAGGGAGGTGCGGCAGAGGAGACGACGCGGGGAGGAGGATCTGAGAGGAGCACGGTGGGTTTTATGGGtttcttttctattcttttttttttcttctatgcagtgggttttttttttttttttctccctttatTCTCATTAGGTGTGGTtgggttttttaaaaatttgtgcCTTTGGGCTCAAAGGTTGTGATGTGTGATAGAAAGGGCCTTTTTTTGggcctaaaatttttttgatgagaatGGAACACTtctaagaaaatatttttttatttatggatTGGGCTTTGgtagattttcttttcttctcataAATTTTGAACATAATGGTACATAATGGGACACTTgtacaaaagtgtcccaaaaatatgtccctataaccCTATTCTGTTGTATtgtctactatatagaggtaattCTCATGAAACATAACATATGTATctcaagcattctaaaattctcatatactctatctagcatgaatatgcatgaatttctacttttataacaagaaaaaatagcataggaggagttcacccatttcggtgaggtcaaacccaccggatgatcttcgaaccctttcgttcctttgaacgaagttgtcccctaagctcctagcaccctaagagaATTTATAAGAGGGTTAGGAGTAAAGAACGAACACCTCATGAGCATAACATTAATCAACCCAACATAGaatcaaaactcacctaaatgtTGGAAAAACCCTCTCAAATCCCAAATGAAAGTTAGAAcacttctaatccaacctagaggaaggttctaaaccagcAGTTAAGCTtcaaaagctacaaatcaaaaatctccaaataaaccctagatttctcatttctaggtttcatctcaaaaattcCACAAAAGCAAGATCTAAAGAGAAGATCTAAAATACTAACCTCTCCACAACTCCAAATCAAGCTTGAAA
This genomic window contains:
- the LOC109724357 gene encoding uncharacterized protein LOC109724357 encodes the protein MDENGEKLKLADLWNLPQGQRVVVDCNTQGQPIGNEGGLLAQFLGTIARNGGICTLSYKDWRYVQKDANDDIIAQVKEKFLYPVRIEKWIMKSTGRKWRDYKCDLKAAHFDEHASLKELYKKVPEDVIKDQWIYLVDFWTSDEGKLRSSRTHTAGTKSFARVAEEMRKYDPQKKEPQHVEVYLKTHVYKDRTFMDRKTANDLKKKLIETSEGSTSQRKIAWQGDPYSEIIGKDKRGYVRGVGMGPTPKDILNSSCLRRFEGLRMTNFDETIVEENIRQMKEQMERLKMQVQDQNKIILDQNKSIAELKYMVQYLANNQPMQLLMPVEPNIQDIGGIEKFSKRNTSGSANFGTNSKLKRPMRSKEIISDASSARNIHPQPHCPLGSTS